One part of the Chryseobacterium sp. 7 genome encodes these proteins:
- a CDS encoding IucA/IucC family protein, which produces MNTNLKNTVSQENWNQANRNLMAKTIAELMHEELLKPVVTFENKNGYTVFTLETGVENIIYSFRGQERMMDYWHIDKDSITKTENGEDLSSVDVAAFFLEMQTVFDLDPYTIARYTEELLHTLYCDALILSKGVMSSKDLADADYQTVEHNMTGHPWVIVNKSRLGFSPRDLKTYAPEADENLKVIWLASHKSRSSFQSLEHINREEFYRSEIGENLYNDFQQQLLNKRKVVEDYHFIPVHPWQWEHKLQIHFAGDIASGLLIQLGEGSDTYSPQQSIRTLFNVDHPKKRYLKTAVSILSTGNIRGLSPKQMKIAPAITDWVKGLIKDDAYLENKETIFLGEEAAITYLHPQYGAIASVPYQYNEFLGALWRESAENYLKEDEQMVTMASLLYVDENGVPLVQAFAEKAGVSIKEWIESYLDAYLTPLLHIYYTHSLCVTPHGENIMVVLKNGIPKRIVIKDFVDDIVLTTEAREKLPAHLADGLIQSSNKENIPLFILLGVFDAFFRYLSNALHTYSNFNEEIFWELVHNCVENYKAENTHLQERYEKYDLYVPAFKRFYINSLRLKNNGYSENKAFAIPRKDGALPNPLYQIANKNSVAAV; this is translated from the coding sequence ATGAACACCAACTTAAAAAATACAGTAAGCCAGGAAAACTGGAATCAGGCTAACAGAAACCTAATGGCCAAAACCATCGCAGAACTGATGCATGAAGAGCTTCTAAAGCCTGTGGTGACCTTTGAAAATAAAAACGGATATACTGTTTTTACCCTTGAAACCGGAGTTGAAAATATTATCTACAGCTTCCGCGGACAAGAGAGAATGATGGATTACTGGCATATTGATAAAGACAGCATTACAAAAACAGAAAACGGTGAAGACCTGTCTTCTGTGGATGTAGCAGCTTTCTTTTTGGAAATGCAGACTGTTTTTGACTTAGATCCTTATACCATTGCAAGATATACAGAAGAATTACTGCATACGTTGTATTGTGATGCTTTGATTTTATCTAAAGGTGTAATGTCTTCAAAAGATCTTGCTGATGCAGATTATCAGACGGTAGAACACAATATGACCGGACATCCGTGGGTCATTGTGAACAAAAGCCGATTAGGTTTTTCTCCACGTGATCTGAAAACATACGCTCCTGAAGCAGATGAAAATTTAAAAGTAATCTGGCTGGCTTCTCATAAAAGCAGATCATCATTTCAGTCTTTGGAACATATTAACAGAGAAGAATTTTATCGTTCTGAAATAGGAGAAAATCTATATAATGATTTTCAGCAGCAGTTGTTGAACAAAAGAAAGGTTGTTGAAGATTATCATTTTATCCCTGTACATCCATGGCAGTGGGAGCATAAGCTTCAAATCCATTTCGCAGGAGATATTGCTTCCGGGCTTTTAATCCAATTAGGAGAGGGTAGTGATACGTACAGTCCACAGCAGAGTATCCGTACTTTATTCAATGTAGATCATCCTAAAAAAAGATACCTGAAAACGGCTGTTTCTATTCTGAGCACAGGAAATATCAGGGGATTATCTCCTAAGCAGATGAAAATTGCTCCGGCCATTACAGATTGGGTAAAAGGTTTGATCAAAGACGATGCTTATCTGGAGAACAAAGAAACTATTTTCTTAGGGGAAGAGGCTGCTATCACTTATTTACATCCACAATATGGAGCTATTGCCAGTGTACCTTATCAGTATAATGAATTCCTTGGCGCATTATGGAGAGAAAGTGCTGAAAACTATCTGAAAGAAGATGAGCAAATGGTAACCATGGCTTCTCTACTGTATGTAGACGAAAATGGAGTTCCATTGGTTCAGGCATTCGCAGAAAAAGCAGGTGTGAGTATCAAAGAATGGATTGAAAGCTATCTTGATGCTTATCTTACCCCATTATTACACATTTATTACACGCATTCATTATGTGTAACGCCACATGGAGAAAACATTATGGTGGTTTTGAAAAATGGAATTCCAAAAAGAATCGTAATCAAAGATTTTGTGGATGATATTGTACTTACCACAGAAGCCAGAGAAAAACTTCCTGCACACCTTGCAGACGGTTTGATTCAGTCTTCCAACAAAGAAAATATTCCATTGTTTATTTTGCTTGGCGTTTTTGATGCCTTCTTCAGATATCTGTCGAATGCTTTGCATACGTATTCCAACTTTAATGAAGAAATATTCTGGGAACTCGTTCACAACTGTGTAGAAAATTATAAAGCTGAGAATACTCACCTTCAGGAAAGATACGAAAAGTATGACCTGTATGTGCCGGCATTCAAAAGATTCTATATCAACAGTCTGCGTTTGAAAAATAACGGGTATAGTGAAAACAAGGCATTTGCTATTCCGAGAAAAGACGGAGCACTGCCTAATCCGCTGTATCAGATTGCCAATAAAAATTCAGTAGCAGCAGTATGA
- a CDS encoding MATE family efflux transporter, producing MELVMESVFVSVNLLIIAKLGDKVLGLVGITDNYINFAYAIAVGLGIAAATLTARRAGEKDKEGMGRTAQYIILLALFFAVLIGGVSCFFASEIVDFLGINASTVTEGVSFSRLVFLSIGLVILRLSVNGLFRGAGDADIAMKSLWICHISNIIFAVILVFGLGFIPAFGLMGLAYATVLSRLLGVLYQAFIFMSGNTSISIRVPLQLDVPLLQKILKIAFGGLVQYIIPTSSWLIMVKIISTFGTTALAGYIIAQRIASVATMPAWGIGNAAGVLTGQNLGAGEPERAEKTVWRAGTINMTYLVLVALFWQIAAEYVVKFFTTEPEVARYAVQYIHVVSMAYLLLGFTMVISRALNAAGNILQVTLLYLVMFYVIQLPLAYLLGVRFQWELRGIFTAIVSSEIVLAVLFLMIFKNGKWKTIKI from the coding sequence ATGGAACTTGTCATGGAATCTGTTTTTGTGAGCGTCAATCTATTGATTATCGCAAAATTAGGAGACAAGGTTCTGGGGCTTGTGGGAATTACAGATAACTACATCAACTTTGCTTATGCTATTGCCGTAGGTTTGGGAATTGCAGCAGCAACCCTTACCGCCAGGAGAGCGGGTGAAAAAGATAAAGAGGGAATGGGCAGAACAGCCCAATACATCATCTTACTGGCTCTGTTTTTTGCAGTGTTGATTGGTGGTGTTTCCTGCTTTTTCGCATCAGAAATTGTTGATTTTCTGGGGATCAATGCCAGTACGGTAACAGAAGGCGTTTCTTTCTCAAGACTGGTTTTCCTGAGTATCGGGCTTGTGATTCTTCGTCTTTCTGTGAATGGACTCTTCAGAGGGGCTGGTGACGCTGATATTGCTATGAAATCACTTTGGATCTGCCATATTTCCAATATTATTTTTGCTGTGATCCTTGTTTTCGGATTAGGATTTATTCCTGCTTTTGGATTGATGGGATTAGCGTATGCTACAGTTTTATCAAGGCTTTTAGGGGTTTTATATCAGGCTTTTATATTTATGTCCGGTAATACCAGCATCAGCATCAGAGTTCCTTTACAGCTTGATGTACCCTTACTGCAAAAGATTTTGAAAATAGCCTTTGGTGGATTGGTACAGTATATCATCCCAACATCCAGCTGGCTGATTATGGTGAAGATCATCTCCACTTTCGGAACCACAGCACTTGCAGGATATATCATTGCCCAGCGTATTGCTTCCGTGGCTACAATGCCTGCATGGGGAATAGGAAATGCTGCCGGAGTTCTTACTGGCCAGAATTTGGGTGCCGGAGAACCGGAACGTGCTGAAAAAACAGTTTGGAGAGCCGGAACCATCAACATGACGTACCTGGTACTTGTAGCCTTATTCTGGCAGATTGCAGCGGAATATGTAGTGAAATTTTTCACTACAGAACCGGAAGTTGCAAGATATGCGGTTCAATACATCCATGTGGTATCTATGGCTTATCTGCTGTTAGGATTCACAATGGTAATCAGCCGTGCTCTGAATGCGGCCGGAAACATATTACAGGTAACGTTGTTGTACCTCGTCATGTTTTATGTGATTCAGCTTCCTCTGGCTTATCTCTTAGGAGTAAGATTTCAGTGGGAACTGAGAGGAATATTTACCGCAATTGTTTCTTCGGAAATTGTTTTGGCTGTACTATTCCTCATGATTTTTAAAAATGGAAAATGGAAAACTATAAAAATTTAA
- a CDS encoding acyl carrier protein codes for MNTTEEFYEIIASAIAIKKELVDEKLTYQEIPEWDSMSHLLIVEALEQFYQIKFDFNDILEMGTVGKIREKMKKYEVFVEN; via the coding sequence ATGAACACTACAGAAGAATTTTATGAAATTATCGCCTCTGCCATCGCAATAAAAAAAGAATTGGTAGATGAAAAACTAACGTATCAGGAAATCCCGGAATGGGATTCCATGTCTCATCTTCTTATCGTAGAAGCGCTTGAGCAGTTTTATCAGATCAAGTTTGATTTTAATGATATTCTGGAGATGGGAACCGTCGGAAAAATTCGCGAAAAAATGAAAAAATACGAAGTATTCGTAGAAAACTAA
- a CDS encoding AMP-binding protein, producing the protein MKILENVIANKNLGFTDASTGTTIPVGTLYRSLGLNPVEKGLLFLYNDNQLSSIEVLLNFYGTAHTIAVLGQKLHEEFKERIEAEYRPKYIFDPQREAIEGYTLKAFSDNISIFAKDDYKSEVTIHPDIKILLSTSGTTGVPKLVKLSDESLYQNALSILQYMPIQGTDVVPLNVPINFVYGFSIFTTNCMRAGRIVCTDKDIMQKAFWDEMEEYGYSTLGGVPFLYENLNRIGFFRKDSPSLRYFTHTGGVINAELRKTIFTYCHEFKKDFFAQYGQTEAGGRMAYLTTEGLLEEETSIGNVVERGSFKIDPETDELLFSHVSIFGGYANKLEDLATYEQPSVLHTGDTARKGENGIYYITGRIKRIMKLFGIRLNLDEVEFILKNEMQGNTFVCLNANDKKIVVLYDNPEIDPQIITETIKNKLRINPQYVRTELIESFPLSQNGKINYPLLQNLQHENI; encoded by the coding sequence ATGAAAATTTTAGAAAATGTAATTGCCAATAAGAACTTGGGGTTTACAGATGCTTCCACCGGTACAACAATACCGGTGGGAACACTGTACCGGTCTTTAGGCTTAAACCCGGTAGAAAAAGGACTGCTCTTTTTGTACAATGACAATCAGCTGTCCAGCATTGAGGTGCTTCTCAATTTTTACGGAACAGCACATACGATTGCTGTATTAGGGCAGAAACTGCATGAGGAATTCAAAGAACGTATTGAGGCAGAATACCGTCCGAAATACATCTTTGATCCACAAAGAGAAGCCATTGAAGGATATACTCTGAAAGCATTCTCAGACAACATCAGCATCTTTGCAAAGGATGATTATAAGAGTGAAGTTACCATTCACCCTGACATCAAAATCCTTTTGAGTACTTCAGGGACAACAGGTGTTCCGAAACTCGTTAAATTATCTGATGAAAGCCTTTATCAGAACGCATTGAGCATCCTTCAATATATGCCGATTCAGGGAACGGATGTAGTTCCTTTAAATGTTCCGATCAACTTCGTATATGGATTCTCTATTTTCACTACCAATTGTATGCGTGCCGGAAGAATCGTGTGTACAGATAAAGACATTATGCAGAAAGCATTCTGGGACGAAATGGAGGAGTACGGTTACAGTACTTTGGGCGGAGTTCCTTTCCTTTATGAAAACCTGAACAGAATAGGGTTTTTCAGAAAAGATTCTCCAAGCCTGAGATATTTTACCCATACCGGAGGCGTGATCAACGCTGAATTGAGAAAAACTATTTTCACGTATTGTCATGAATTTAAAAAAGATTTTTTTGCGCAGTACGGACAAACGGAAGCAGGAGGAAGAATGGCTTACCTTACCACAGAAGGATTGCTGGAAGAAGAAACATCAATCGGAAATGTGGTAGAAAGAGGAAGCTTCAAAATTGATCCTGAAACGGATGAATTGCTCTTTTCTCATGTCAGTATTTTCGGAGGCTATGCCAATAAACTGGAGGATCTTGCCACTTATGAGCAGCCTTCCGTACTGCATACCGGAGATACCGCCAGAAAAGGTGAAAACGGAATTTATTACATCACAGGTAGAATAAAGCGTATCATGAAGCTTTTCGGAATACGTCTTAATCTCGATGAGGTAGAATTTATCCTTAAAAATGAAATGCAGGGCAATACTTTCGTATGTCTGAATGCCAATGATAAAAAAATCGTGGTATTGTATGACAATCCGGAAATAGATCCTCAGATCATCACCGAAACTATTAAAAATAAACTGCGCATCAACCCCCAATATGTACGCACAGAACTTATAGAATCATTCCCATTATCACAAAACGGTAAAATAAACTATCCCCTGTTACAAAACTTACAGCATGAAAACATCTAA
- a CDS encoding TonB-dependent receptor produces MKTSKTLILLLGLALSSNSLSAQQGDRIHGKIMLSEKAPVKNAILRLVNTSYQAKTNNLGEYYFENVPPGEYTLQVVLNDIELMREPIQILKDVYEIPAIYAPLHNNVIEGITVYAVSRNKFLDKDSTSVAKMPLKVLENPQAYTSINQQIMKEQLTYDISEVLKNVPGMVKMQGSPGRGSGDGSFYYSLRGFPTKVSMVDGVPATTNGEIDPADLERLEVIKGPSGTLYGGAVTSFGGLINAVTKKPKDYFGGEASYLMGSYNLNRVTADVYGPMTESRKMLFRLNAAYQYQNGFRDSEFRKSFFVAPTISYEVNDRLKFNLGAQIYNYEGTNTPIIFLARTRPYFAHNPDELGFDWKKSYSNNDITLKAPSINVKAEANYKISDKWTSQTLLSRNFRKTEGLYQYQFIRGNLNDATLERNVQWQNSEASSTSIQQNFNGEFKIGSIKNKVLIGLDYLNQTINNNHSPIVVYDNINGQTLAGYANITRDLVLQKIQTSTAPLVRNNSASNLYGAYISNVTYITDRLITLLSLRMDHYESKGQLNLNNNTRTGDFNQTAWSPKVGIVYQILKDQLSAYGNYMNGFSYTAPVAQQLPDISGEMKPQMANQWEVGLKGNLWRNKINFTVSYYDILVDNIQRGSGVIRDGKEYNIVVQDGKQRSKGIEIETIMNPVQGLNIMAGYAYNHSRYEKADPTVDGRRPESAGPANVFNSWISYILPIKGLQGLGVGFGVNRVGKQITGNKTVTGQFAFPAYTLVNASISLEKERYRLGFKMNNLGNVQYFAGQGVVVAQMPRNFVAEVSFKF; encoded by the coding sequence ATGAAAACATCTAAAACCCTTATATTACTTCTTGGTCTTGCTTTATCTTCAAATTCGCTTTCTGCACAGCAAGGCGACAGAATTCATGGCAAAATCATGCTGTCTGAAAAAGCACCGGTAAAAAATGCTATTTTAAGACTTGTCAACACGTCTTATCAGGCAAAAACCAATAATTTAGGAGAATATTACTTTGAAAATGTGCCACCTGGAGAATATACGCTTCAGGTGGTTTTAAATGACATTGAACTGATGAGGGAACCCATCCAAATTCTGAAAGATGTCTACGAAATCCCTGCGATCTACGCTCCTTTACACAATAATGTGATTGAGGGAATTACAGTATACGCAGTGAGCAGAAATAAATTTTTGGATAAAGACAGTACTTCAGTGGCTAAAATGCCTTTGAAAGTGCTTGAAAATCCACAGGCTTACACAAGCATCAACCAACAGATCATGAAAGAACAGCTTACTTACGATATTTCAGAAGTATTGAAAAACGTTCCGGGTATGGTAAAAATGCAGGGAAGTCCGGGAAGAGGTTCCGGAGACGGAAGTTTCTACTACAGCCTCAGAGGATTTCCTACCAAAGTATCCATGGTAGACGGTGTTCCTGCAACCACCAACGGAGAAATAGATCCTGCCGATCTTGAGCGTCTTGAAGTGATCAAAGGACCTTCAGGAACATTGTATGGAGGTGCGGTAACTTCCTTTGGAGGTTTGATCAACGCTGTAACCAAAAAACCGAAAGATTATTTCGGAGGAGAGGCCTCTTATCTGATGGGAAGCTATAACCTGAACCGTGTAACTGCTGATGTGTACGGCCCAATGACGGAGTCCAGAAAAATGTTGTTCCGTTTGAATGCCGCTTATCAGTATCAGAACGGATTCAGGGATTCTGAATTCAGAAAATCATTCTTTGTAGCCCCCACGATAAGCTATGAAGTGAATGACAGATTGAAATTCAATTTAGGAGCTCAGATTTACAATTATGAAGGAACCAATACACCGATTATTTTCCTTGCGAGAACAAGACCTTACTTCGCTCATAATCCGGACGAACTGGGCTTCGACTGGAAAAAATCGTATTCCAATAATGATATTACTTTAAAAGCACCATCTATCAACGTAAAAGCGGAGGCGAATTACAAAATTTCAGATAAATGGACTTCACAAACCTTACTTTCAAGAAACTTCAGAAAAACAGAAGGATTGTATCAATATCAGTTCATCAGAGGGAATTTAAATGATGCTACGTTGGAACGTAATGTACAGTGGCAGAACTCAGAAGCTTCTTCTACAAGTATTCAGCAGAACTTTAATGGTGAATTTAAAATCGGAAGCATAAAAAATAAAGTGTTGATTGGATTAGATTATTTAAATCAAACAATCAATAACAACCATTCCCCAATTGTGGTGTATGATAACATCAACGGACAAACTTTAGCAGGTTATGCCAATATCACAAGAGATCTTGTCCTGCAGAAAATCCAGACTTCCACAGCTCCTTTGGTAAGAAATAATTCTGCATCAAACCTTTATGGAGCATACATTTCAAACGTTACCTATATTACAGACCGTTTGATCACTCTTTTAAGCTTACGTATGGATCACTACGAAAGTAAAGGACAGCTCAACCTGAATAACAATACCAGAACCGGAGATTTCAATCAGACTGCATGGTCTCCAAAAGTAGGAATTGTATACCAAATCCTTAAAGATCAGTTATCTGCCTACGGTAACTATATGAACGGTTTCAGCTATACGGCACCTGTTGCACAGCAGCTTCCGGATATTAGCGGAGAAATGAAACCTCAGATGGCGAATCAGTGGGAAGTAGGATTGAAAGGAAACCTTTGGAGAAACAAGATTAATTTTACCGTTTCATATTACGATATTCTTGTTGACAATATCCAGAGAGGAAGCGGCGTAATACGTGACGGAAAAGAGTACAACATTGTTGTTCAGGATGGAAAACAGAGAAGTAAAGGGATTGAAATAGAAACCATCATGAACCCTGTTCAGGGATTAAATATTATGGCCGGATATGCCTACAATCACAGTAGATACGAAAAAGCAGACCCAACTGTAGACGGGCGTCGTCCGGAATCTGCAGGTCCTGCGAATGTATTCAATTCATGGATCAGTTATATCCTTCCAATCAAGGGACTTCAGGGACTTGGAGTTGGTTTCGGGGTAAACCGTGTCGGAAAACAGATTACCGGAAACAAAACCGTTACCGGACAGTTTGCATTTCCAGCCTATACTTTAGTGAATGCTTCCATTTCCCTTGAGAAAGAAAGATACAGATTAGGATTTAAAATGAATAACCTGGGCAATGTACAATATTTTGCAGGGCAGGGAGTTGTAGTCGCTCAGATGCCTCGTAATTTTGTTGCTGAGGTAAGCTTTAAATTTTAA
- a CDS encoding PepSY-associated TM helix domain-containing protein: protein MKLKFRKIAYQLHLWLGLTSGLIVVIMAATGCILAFEEELKHIVHPNRYYVENIGRNKLSLSELTEKAERALPEGLKVKRVVMPSNPSRNYVFRTLKMNDEAWTYWGTYLYYYRIYVNPYTGKVQEVEDAKKDFFEIVLDLHRRLLLGEKIGKTITGYSTLILAIILLSGLVIWYPRKMSKAMLKGMFFIKTSANWKRINYDAHNVLGFYAIIPLLLISYSALIWSFEDVDKWVKNTLNGNTPTEKKAKSTIPSEEFSNRENILNLIGNTMEKGLKDKESALVNFPKSEEGTYYAELTYDGRQYRNEHFNFDQYSGEILKSQSYKNKNIGYGTALRERNYDLHTGSILGLTTRIIYFLAAIIALSLPITGFIIYLNKKKKKPKHKKNKVVFPSHH from the coding sequence ATGAAGCTGAAGTTTAGAAAAATTGCATATCAGTTACATCTATGGCTCGGACTAACGTCCGGGCTTATAGTTGTTATCATGGCCGCTACGGGATGTATCCTGGCTTTTGAAGAAGAATTAAAACATATTGTTCACCCCAACAGATATTATGTTGAAAACATCGGAAGAAACAAACTTTCATTGTCAGAGCTTACGGAAAAAGCAGAAAGAGCACTTCCGGAAGGTTTAAAGGTCAAAAGAGTGGTTATGCCTTCCAATCCCTCAAGAAACTATGTATTCCGTACCTTAAAAATGAACGATGAAGCTTGGACGTATTGGGGAACTTATCTTTATTATTATCGAATTTACGTAAATCCTTACACCGGAAAAGTACAGGAAGTAGAAGATGCCAAAAAAGATTTCTTCGAAATTGTACTGGACCTTCACAGAAGGCTTCTATTAGGTGAAAAAATCGGAAAAACGATTACCGGTTATTCCACATTGATATTGGCTATTATACTTTTATCGGGGCTTGTGATATGGTATCCCCGAAAAATGAGTAAAGCCATGCTGAAAGGAATGTTTTTCATTAAAACATCTGCTAATTGGAAAAGGATTAACTATGACGCTCATAATGTGCTGGGATTCTATGCCATTATTCCTTTACTCTTAATCTCTTATTCCGCATTGATATGGAGCTTCGAAGATGTAGATAAATGGGTAAAGAACACACTGAACGGAAATACTCCTACAGAAAAAAAAGCAAAAAGTACCATTCCTTCCGAAGAATTTTCAAACCGTGAAAATATTCTCAATCTGATTGGAAATACTATGGAAAAAGGATTGAAAGACAAGGAATCAGCCCTTGTGAATTTTCCGAAATCGGAAGAAGGAACCTATTATGCTGAGCTGACTTATGACGGAAGGCAGTATAGAAATGAACATTTTAATTTTGATCAATATTCAGGAGAAATTTTAAAATCTCAATCTTATAAAAACAAAAATATCGGATATGGAACCGCATTAAGAGAAAGAAATTATGATCTTCACACCGGAAGTATTCTGGGACTGACTACCAGAATTATTTATTTTCTGGCAGCCATTATCGCTTTATCACTCCCGATTACCGGTTTTATTATTTATTTGAATAAGAAAAAGAAGAAACCAAAACATAAGAAAAACAAAGTTGTTTTTCCTTCTCATCATTAA